A genomic region of Phragmites australis chromosome 2, lpPhrAust1.1, whole genome shotgun sequence contains the following coding sequences:
- the LOC133909940 gene encoding uncharacterized protein LOC133909940, which translates to MSRFLRRAALASAAAGGLSSAVSWNFSFPFAPLRLSAFPSSSPSAHDPNAATGHIALVRAHPGLRELNAMLSPAAFLVDATQALLAGALRCAPIYPGTLRQARDFLTAQILSAESEGDAAAQQAASARINIALLDARDGRLEDALDALARLAAERPGDTAPRLYAAALSHVLGRREEGARWLSDAVPDLSRLEDKMPFVEAVLVATLGCAPRAVAGSEELVLATTLGLVEMSMWSAFKDGDLPERLQVLALMTFLRGVVARKLHNDDAPAPLEGSQGATPPQAT; encoded by the coding sequence ATGTCGCGCTtcctccgccgcgccgccctcgCCTCCGCAGCGGCTGGGGGCCTGTCCTCGGCAGTATCATGGAATTTCTCCTTCCCCTTCGCCCCTCTCCGTCTCTCGGCTTTCCCCTCCTCTTCTCCGTCGGCTCACGACCCCAACGCCGCAaccggccacatcgccctcgtcCGCGCGCACCCTGGCCTCCGCGAGCTCAACGCGATGCTCAGCCCGGCCGCCTTCCTCGTCGACGCCACCCAGGCGCTCCTCGCAGGCGCGCTCCGCTGCGCGCCCATCTACCCGGGGACGCTCCGCCAGGCCCGCGACTTCCTCACCGCACAGATCCTATCCGCGGAGTCGGAGGGCGACGCCGCAGCGCAGCAGGCGGCGTCGGCCCGGATCAACATAGCCCTCCTCGACGCGCGCGACGGCCGCCTCGAGGACGCGCTCGACGCCCTCGCGCGCCTCGCCGCGGAGCGCCCCGGCGACACCGCCCCTCGCCTCTACGCCGCTGCGCTCAGCCACGTGCTCGGCCGGCGCGAGGAGGGGGCCCGATGGCTCAGCGACGCCGTGCCCGACCTCTCCCGTCTCGAGGACAAGATGCCGTTCGTCGAGGCCGTTCTTGTTGCCACGCTCGGTTGCGCACCACGCGCCGTGGCGGGCTCCGAGGAGCTGGTCTTGGCCACGACGCTCGGGCTGGTCGAGATGTCGATGTGGTCCGCGTTCAAGGACGGCGACCTGCCGGAGAGGCTCCAGGTGTTGGCGTTGATGACATTCTTGCGGGGCGTCGTGGCGAGAAAGTTACACAATGATGATGCACCAGCACCACTGGAGGGATCTCAGGGCGCCACGCCACCCCAAGCTACATAG